A genomic window from Slackia heliotrinireducens DSM 20476 includes:
- a CDS encoding TorD/DmsD family molecular chaperone produces MDMTEEQQLWQVRATTCEMLAFSLRYPAPELAEALENGEWADAAREIAGVLDAALPEAFGEALTENAAGEAQSGDTLFHTLRAEATRLFIGAPEAACSPYEGVWRAADDGVQALLFVNPHSMDVERFMKKCGLGRPEGTNEPLDHIATEFELLQVLAAWAAGIAEPEEGTVTLDALPGGSAQAAYAQFIDEHMNTWADRFAEKLQADSRLPYYRSAGMLVQALLPVLK; encoded by the coding sequence ATGGATATGACTGAAGAGCAGCAGCTGTGGCAGGTGCGCGCCACGACGTGCGAAATGCTGGCGTTTTCCCTTCGTTATCCGGCACCTGAGCTGGCGGAAGCGCTGGAGAACGGCGAATGGGCCGACGCGGCCCGCGAGATTGCGGGCGTGTTGGATGCTGCGCTGCCCGAAGCCTTCGGCGAGGCGTTGACCGAAAACGCTGCAGGCGAGGCGCAGTCCGGCGACACGCTGTTCCATACGCTGCGTGCCGAGGCGACCCGCCTGTTCATCGGCGCCCCTGAGGCGGCGTGCAGCCCCTATGAGGGCGTGTGGCGTGCGGCCGACGACGGTGTGCAGGCCCTGCTGTTCGTGAATCCCCACAGCATGGACGTTGAGCGCTTCATGAAGAAGTGCGGTCTTGGTCGCCCCGAGGGCACGAACGAGCCGCTGGACCATATCGCCACCGAGTTCGAGCTGCTGCAGGTGCTGGCGGCTTGGGCCGCGGGCATCGCCGAGCCCGAAGAGGGCACGGTCACCCTGGATGCGCTTCCCGGCGGCAGCGCGCAGGCTGCATATGCCCAGTTCATCGACGAGCATATGAACACCTGGGCCGACCGTTTCGCCGAAAAGCTGCAGGCTGACAGCCGCTTGCCGTACTATCGCAGCGCCGGCATGCTGGTCCAGGCCCTTCTGCCTGTCCTGAAATAG
- a CDS encoding subtype A tannase, producing the protein MTKTTCTRRNFLSMLAIGAAGVAGSAALAACAQDQDTTASGTASGSATAAVDVEPVELANTALAIDTAAWNYDADNDVYYQIGVAYCAAPQAADYESMGIFVPGAYMDATDNGDGTFTCTVNDGNEVNGFTGTTAPIVMPINTAGYSAQAAPTEYSYSGLGDYLEAGLIYVYAGCRGRDNGDTFAGGAPWGVTDLKSAVRTLRYNGGNIPGDKDRIFSFGHSGGGAQSAILGATGNAEGYTPYLETIGAALQDDEGNDISDAIMGAMCWCPITNLDYANEAYEWNMGQFASSGTRAEGTFTAQLSQDMAEAYADYINVLGLRDADGNELTLEDGGEGIKTQGSYYDYVVAEVERSLNNFLADTEFPYTPSNAFNADMGAAGGGSGAPSGEMPGEAPSGEAPSGEAPSGEAPSGGAPGAMGGSSDSEGSGSTTYETVEDYIAELNGDSEWITYDSGTNTASISGLVGFVNACKSPSKDVCAFDALDRSQAENKVFGTGDEDALHFDFCTADLLLAGADTYAELEGWDSSYPDEYAADLEKADELGNLSEGRQNLYNPMYYLCPSYDGEGTSVPAPHWRIRTGIEQGDTASATEINLALALQQAAGVESVDFETVWGQGHTTAERTGDSTSNFISWVQSCCA; encoded by the coding sequence ATGACCAAAACAACCTGCACCCGCCGCAATTTCTTGTCAATGCTCGCCATCGGAGCCGCCGGAGTCGCGGGCTCGGCCGCCCTGGCCGCCTGTGCCCAGGACCAGGACACCACTGCATCGGGTACTGCCTCGGGAAGCGCGACGGCCGCCGTCGATGTGGAACCGGTCGAGTTGGCCAACACGGCATTGGCCATCGACACGGCGGCTTGGAACTACGACGCCGACAACGACGTCTATTACCAAATCGGCGTGGCCTACTGCGCCGCACCCCAGGCCGCCGACTACGAGTCCATGGGCATTTTCGTCCCCGGGGCGTACATGGATGCCACCGACAACGGCGACGGAACCTTCACCTGCACCGTCAACGACGGAAACGAGGTCAACGGCTTCACGGGAACCACGGCTCCCATCGTGATGCCCATCAACACCGCAGGCTACAGCGCGCAGGCGGCGCCTACCGAGTACAGCTACAGCGGGTTGGGCGATTACCTCGAGGCCGGCCTGATCTACGTGTACGCTGGATGCCGAGGCCGCGACAACGGCGACACCTTCGCAGGCGGCGCGCCTTGGGGCGTCACGGACCTGAAGAGCGCCGTCCGCACGTTGCGGTATAACGGCGGCAACATCCCCGGCGACAAGGACCGCATCTTCAGCTTCGGCCATTCGGGCGGCGGTGCCCAGAGCGCCATCTTGGGCGCCACGGGTAACGCCGAAGGCTATACTCCCTATCTGGAGACCATCGGCGCCGCTCTGCAGGATGACGAAGGCAATGACATCTCCGACGCCATCATGGGCGCCATGTGCTGGTGCCCCATCACCAACCTCGACTACGCCAACGAGGCCTACGAGTGGAACATGGGCCAGTTCGCGAGCAGCGGCACCCGCGCCGAAGGGACCTTCACGGCGCAGCTCAGCCAGGACATGGCGGAGGCCTACGCAGACTACATCAACGTGCTGGGCCTGCGGGATGCAGACGGCAACGAGTTGACCTTGGAAGACGGCGGCGAAGGCATCAAGACCCAGGGCAGCTACTACGATTATGTGGTGGCCGAGGTGGAACGTTCCCTCAACAACTTCCTGGCGGACACGGAATTTCCCTATACGCCGTCCAATGCGTTCAACGCCGACATGGGCGCGGCAGGCGGCGGATCCGGCGCCCCGTCAGGTGAGATGCCAGGCGAAGCCCCTTCCGGTGAGGCCCCTTCGGGTGAGGCTCCTTCGGGTGAGGCACCTTCGGGTGGTGCGCCTGGCGCCATGGGCGGGTCCTCGGATTCCGAAGGCTCCGGATCCACGACCTACGAGACGGTGGAGGATTACATTGCGGAGCTGAACGGCGACTCCGAGTGGATCACCTATGATTCCGGCACCAACACGGCTTCCATCAGCGGCCTTGTCGGATTCGTGAACGCATGCAAGAGCCCGAGCAAGGACGTCTGTGCCTTCGACGCGCTGGACCGCAGCCAGGCCGAGAACAAGGTTTTCGGCACGGGCGACGAGGATGCGCTGCACTTCGACTTCTGCACGGCCGATCTGCTGCTGGCCGGCGCCGACACCTATGCCGAACTGGAGGGCTGGGACTCGTCCTATCCTGATGAATACGCAGCCGACCTGGAGAAAGCCGACGAGCTTGGCAATCTGAGCGAAGGCCGCCAGAATCTGTACAACCCCATGTACTACCTGTGCCCGAGCTATGACGGGGAAGGCACCTCGGTGCCGGCGCCCCACTGGCGCATTCGTACGGGCATCGAGCAGGGCGATACGGCGTCTGCCACCGAGATCAATCTGGCGCTGGCGCTGCAGCAGGCGGCAGGCGTGGAGTCAGTCGATTTCGAGACCGTATGGGGCCAAGGCCACACCACAGCCGAGCGCACGGGAGACAGCACTTCGAACTTCATCTCCTGGGTTCAGAGCTGCTGCGCCTAA
- a CDS encoding TetR family transcriptional regulator, with protein MIERKGTKQLIAESFVELLGSAKIKDITVGDIARNCGVSSRTFYYHFADKFELVEYVYEMQLRQAAQSWGDYRSLLLGSVGIVESLGTYVEHSTESVPGVIHPLDRMADCSVRVYREIIEERLDPEVLTDKVLFELYYYNYLTLKAYMDWTISSSGRSGECLVDYVLACMPPDLEPILNCGKATDSQ; from the coding sequence ATGATTGAGCGAAAAGGAACGAAGCAGCTTATCGCCGAATCCTTCGTCGAATTGTTGGGTTCTGCGAAGATCAAAGACATCACGGTGGGGGACATTGCCAGGAACTGCGGCGTTTCCTCCCGTACCTTTTATTACCATTTTGCGGATAAGTTCGAACTTGTCGAGTACGTGTATGAAATGCAGTTGAGGCAGGCGGCTCAATCCTGGGGCGATTATCGCTCGCTGCTCTTGGGCAGCGTCGGCATCGTCGAATCCCTCGGCACATACGTCGAGCATTCGACGGAATCTGTGCCCGGAGTCATCCATCCGCTTGACAGAATGGCGGATTGCTCCGTCCGCGTGTACCGCGAGATCATCGAGGAGCGGCTTGACCCTGAGGTCCTGACTGACAAAGTGCTGTTCGAGCTGTATTACTACAACTATCTGACGCTGAAGGCTTACATGGATTGGACCATATCGAGTAGCGGACGGTCTGGCGAATGCCTCGTGGACTACGTTCTCGCCTGCATGCCGCCCGATTTGGAACCCATCCTGAACTGCGGCAAGGCCACCGATTCGCAGTAG
- the ettA gene encoding energy-dependent translational throttle protein EttA, translating into MAEFIYQMFRARKSHGDKVILDDVTLSFYPGAKIGVVGPNGMGKSTLLKIMAGLEEVSNGEARLTPGYTVGILQQEPPLDEDKTVLENIQQAFGPILAKVERFNQIGEEMADPDADFDALMSEMGKLQDEIDAANGWDLDSQLSQAMDALQCPDPEAPVNVLSGGERRRVALCRLLLEAPDLLLLDEPTNHLDAESVLWLEQFLKNYPGAVLAVTHDRYFLDNVAEWICEVDRGQLFPYKGNYSTYLETKAARIAAQGQQQAKLAKRMQKELEWVRSSPKARQAKNKARLERYEQMVAEAAAAKKVDYTDIHIPVGPRLGSKVLVADHIHKEFDGRVLIDDLSFELPRNGIVGVIGPNGVGKTTLFKTIVGLEPLTSGTLEVGETVKISYVDQNRAGIDPNKKLWEVVSGGQDYMIVGETEVPSRAYVAAFGFKGSDQQKPAGVLSGGERNRLNLALTLKEGGNLLLLDEPTNDLDVETLSSLESALLEFPGCSVVVSHDRMFLDRIATHILAWEGDDDNPGRWYWFEGNFEAYQKNREERLGKEAAKPHRLHRKLTRD; encoded by the coding sequence ATGGCCGAATTCATCTACCAGATGTTCCGCGCGCGCAAGTCCCACGGCGACAAGGTCATCCTGGACGACGTCACGCTGAGCTTCTACCCCGGTGCGAAAATCGGCGTCGTCGGGCCCAACGGCATGGGCAAGTCCACGCTGCTCAAGATCATGGCCGGTCTGGAGGAGGTCTCCAACGGCGAGGCTCGTCTGACCCCTGGCTACACGGTGGGCATCCTGCAGCAGGAGCCGCCGCTGGACGAGGACAAGACCGTGCTCGAGAACATCCAGCAGGCCTTCGGCCCCATTCTGGCGAAGGTGGAACGCTTCAACCAGATCGGCGAGGAGATGGCCGATCCCGACGCCGACTTCGACGCGCTCATGAGCGAGATGGGCAAGCTGCAGGACGAAATCGACGCCGCAAACGGCTGGGATCTGGACAGCCAGCTGTCCCAGGCCATGGATGCGCTGCAGTGCCCCGACCCCGAGGCGCCGGTGAACGTGCTTTCCGGCGGCGAGCGCAGGCGTGTGGCCTTGTGCCGTCTGCTGCTTGAGGCTCCTGACCTGCTGCTTTTAGACGAGCCTACCAACCATCTGGACGCCGAGTCGGTGCTGTGGCTGGAGCAGTTCCTGAAGAACTACCCCGGTGCCGTGCTGGCCGTCACCCACGACCGCTACTTTCTGGACAATGTGGCCGAATGGATCTGCGAGGTGGACCGCGGCCAGCTGTTCCCCTACAAGGGCAACTACTCCACCTATCTGGAGACCAAGGCCGCCCGCATCGCAGCGCAGGGCCAGCAACAGGCCAAGCTCGCAAAGCGCATGCAGAAAGAGCTGGAATGGGTGCGTTCCAGCCCCAAGGCCCGCCAGGCCAAGAACAAGGCCCGTCTGGAACGTTACGAGCAGATGGTGGCCGAGGCGGCTGCCGCCAAGAAGGTCGACTACACCGACATCCACATCCCCGTGGGCCCGCGCTTGGGTTCGAAGGTCCTGGTGGCCGACCACATCCATAAGGAATTCGACGGCCGCGTGCTGATCGACGATCTGTCCTTCGAGCTGCCTCGCAACGGCATCGTGGGCGTCATCGGCCCCAACGGCGTGGGCAAGACCACGCTGTTCAAGACCATCGTGGGCTTGGAGCCGCTGACCAGCGGCACGCTTGAAGTGGGCGAGACCGTCAAGATTTCCTATGTCGACCAGAACCGCGCCGGCATCGACCCGAACAAGAAGCTGTGGGAGGTCGTCTCCGGCGGGCAGGACTATATGATCGTCGGCGAGACCGAGGTGCCGAGCCGCGCCTACGTGGCTGCCTTCGGCTTCAAGGGATCCGACCAGCAGAAGCCGGCGGGCGTGCTTTCCGGCGGCGAGCGCAACCGTCTGAACCTGGCGCTCACGCTGAAAGAAGGAGGAAACCTACTGCTTCTGGACGAGCCCACCAACGACCTGGACGTGGAAACCCTGTCCAGCCTGGAGTCGGCCCTGCTCGAGTTCCCGGGCTGTTCGGTGGTGGTCAGCCACGACCGTATGTTTTTGGACCGCATCGCCACGCACATCCTGGCGTGGGAGGGCGACGACGACAACCCGGGTCGCTGGTACTGGTTCGAGGGCAACTTCGAAGCCTACCAGAAGAACCGCGAGGAGCGCCTGGGCAAAGAGGCTGCCAAGCCGCACCGCCTGCACCGTAAGCTGACGCGGGACTAG
- a CDS encoding MarR family winged helix-turn-helix transcriptional regulator translates to MTIDNEELMYQLQRVSVLSRRSRRAMKKSYDEDGNPIEFEHGHRGHHGHHGHHCHHGHRSSRDAMAFDNPEATHGYGNHKCKGGSGRHGQNRILAALTMQEGLSQKDLAYLLGIRPQSLSQALAKLEEDGMITRKHNEEDARVINVYLTEAGRIRAAKVAEDRKKSAADIFSVLTDEEKDQLAGILAKLSESIDAQFGERKPHEED, encoded by the coding sequence ATGACCATCGACAACGAAGAGCTCATGTACCAGCTCCAGCGCGTCAGCGTGCTTTCCCGCCGCAGCCGCAGGGCCATGAAGAAATCCTACGACGAGGACGGCAACCCCATCGAGTTCGAGCACGGCCACCGCGGTCACCATGGCCATCACGGGCACCACTGTCACCACGGCCATCGCTCGTCCCGTGACGCCATGGCCTTCGACAACCCCGAGGCGACCCACGGCTACGGCAACCACAAGTGCAAGGGCGGTTCCGGTCGCCATGGCCAGAACCGTATCCTGGCGGCGCTCACCATGCAGGAGGGTTTGAGCCAGAAAGACCTTGCGTATCTACTGGGCATCCGTCCGCAGTCTTTGTCCCAGGCCCTGGCCAAGCTGGAGGAAGACGGCATGATCACCCGCAAGCACAACGAAGAGGACGCGCGCGTCATCAACGTGTACCTCACCGAGGCGGGTCGTATCCGCGCAGCCAAGGTGGCCGAAGACCGCAAGAAGAGTGCGGCGGACATCTTCTCGGTGCTGACGGATGAGGAGAAGGACCAGCTCGCCGGCATCCTGGCAAAGCTGTCTGAGTCCATCGACGCACAGTTCGGCGAGCGCAAGCCCCACGAAGAGGACTAA
- a CDS encoding 4Fe-4S dicluster domain-containing protein, which produces MTQYGMLIDTKRCVACGTCVVGCKVENNLPKDMWYNRVVNVGGENPDSPSGTYAARDLAMGAYTMACQHCSNPACVEVCPTGASWKDTETGLVLINSDDCIGCGACLNACPYDVRRLQEGEPVSYTGFDMGGQGAPVHKANVMEKCTFCAHRVVDGELPFCVTVCPARARIFGDLEDPESEISKKLAEREYEQLLTEAGTEPNVYLLK; this is translated from the coding sequence ATGACCCAATACGGAATGCTTATCGACACCAAGCGCTGCGTTGCCTGCGGCACCTGCGTTGTGGGATGCAAGGTCGAGAACAACCTGCCCAAGGACATGTGGTACAACCGCGTGGTGAACGTGGGCGGCGAGAACCCCGATTCGCCCAGCGGCACCTACGCCGCACGCGACCTGGCCATGGGCGCCTACACCATGGCCTGCCAGCACTGCTCCAACCCGGCATGCGTCGAGGTGTGCCCCACGGGCGCATCCTGGAAGGACACCGAGACCGGCCTGGTGCTCATCAACTCCGACGACTGCATCGGCTGCGGCGCATGCCTGAACGCATGCCCCTACGACGTGCGCCGTCTGCAGGAAGGCGAACCGGTCAGCTACACCGGCTTCGACATGGGCGGCCAAGGCGCCCCCGTGCACAAGGCCAACGTCATGGAGAAGTGCACCTTCTGCGCGCATCGCGTGGTTGACGGCGAGCTGCCGTTCTGCGTGACGGTGTGCCCCGCCCGCGCCCGCATCTTCGGCGACCTGGAGGATCCCGAATCCGAGATCTCCAAGAAGCTGGCCGAGCGCGAGTACGAGCAGCTGTTGACCGAGGCCGGCACCGAGCCCAACGTCTATCTGCTGAAGTAA
- a CDS encoding molybdopterin-containing oxidoreductase family protein — protein MIDNFKTNKNGISRRGFLKTTAAGGAALAGLAAGCAPEAQEATEEAAETNPEGYSLPQVEKVEEQIFNQCCRPNCFNTCMMNVHVRDGKVVKTSPADFPNTEFNRICLRGLCHVENIYHPDRVLYPMKRVGGERGNGEWERVSWDDALNDIAEKFTQYRKEFGDSSIFHIGGSSSYHATTATIGKFFGAINASSISPSLDMGNNRGITRAFGFAGLWPGNDPRDYLNTKTLFLWGNNLTDAQIQDWHFVADAIENGTYVVCVDPIFTQMAAKSNKWVPVRPGCDLPLIMGMMNVVLSEDLVDWDFMTNHTVAPFLVKESDGLFLRMSDLGVEPTVVVDEATGTENTIDPYAVWDSAANAAAELSTVAEPALEGTFDVNGVKVTTAFTLLKTEIEKYDPETASEMCGIAADEISELAHLAVDGPVYHRVGWGPQAYDNGIAPHHAGATLAALTGQIGEPGAGYAAAQWMMFLGANPAVNAIPEGIATDATPSPAISYPAAADAFTQGKAPDGTPFTPKAAWFYCGNPVCTWCDTNSLKHDILDKFELIVTVDNMMTDTARYSDYVLPCSHWFEYEDAVVYGNSFHLIHTEKAVEPAGESRCDMDIMRDLASRMGLPENFYQESNEAYLRDYFSGDACDAMGISYDALCEQKAIRAYPDPYQMWMDKTFLTPSTRVEFYIENPFPYNAGFNAPDLSREHMPVWFEPREALDTNALAEDFPFHLMSERPRYRVHGGWSYTQILRELDPEPTVKMNPSDAAANGLEDGQHVECYNDNGHAVAKLVLNEAIRPGCLVYPKSWQSDQHLAGGWSEPLSHVSDPVLMNQSFMDCRVAVRAWEE, from the coding sequence ATGATTGACAATTTCAAGACGAACAAGAATGGCATCTCGCGTCGTGGATTCCTGAAGACCACCGCTGCCGGCGGTGCAGCGCTTGCGGGTCTTGCCGCAGGATGCGCGCCCGAAGCGCAGGAAGCGACCGAAGAAGCAGCCGAAACCAATCCTGAAGGATACAGCCTTCCGCAGGTTGAGAAGGTGGAAGAGCAAATCTTCAACCAGTGCTGCCGCCCGAACTGCTTCAACACCTGCATGATGAACGTGCACGTGCGCGACGGCAAGGTGGTCAAGACCAGCCCGGCAGATTTCCCGAACACCGAGTTCAACCGCATCTGCCTGCGCGGCCTCTGCCATGTGGAGAACATCTACCACCCCGACCGCGTGCTGTACCCCATGAAGCGCGTGGGCGGCGAGCGCGGCAACGGCGAGTGGGAGCGTGTGAGCTGGGACGACGCCTTGAACGACATCGCCGAGAAATTCACGCAATACCGTAAGGAATTCGGCGATTCCAGCATCTTCCACATCGGCGGCTCGAGCTCGTACCATGCCACCACCGCCACTATCGGCAAGTTTTTCGGCGCCATCAACGCCTCCAGCATCAGCCCTTCGCTGGACATGGGCAACAACCGCGGCATCACCAGGGCGTTCGGCTTCGCCGGCCTCTGGCCCGGAAACGATCCGCGCGACTACCTCAACACCAAGACCCTGTTCCTTTGGGGCAACAACCTGACCGATGCGCAGATCCAGGACTGGCACTTCGTGGCTGACGCCATCGAGAACGGCACCTACGTGGTGTGCGTCGACCCCATCTTCACGCAGATGGCCGCCAAGTCGAACAAGTGGGTTCCCGTGCGCCCCGGCTGCGATTTGCCCCTCATCATGGGCATGATGAACGTCGTGCTGTCCGAGGACCTGGTCGATTGGGATTTCATGACCAATCACACCGTCGCGCCCTTCCTGGTGAAGGAATCCGACGGCCTGTTCCTGCGCATGAGCGACCTGGGCGTGGAGCCCACGGTGGTGGTCGACGAGGCCACCGGCACCGAGAACACCATCGACCCGTATGCCGTTTGGGACAGCGCCGCCAACGCCGCCGCTGAGCTGTCGACCGTGGCTGAACCCGCCCTGGAAGGCACCTTCGACGTGAACGGCGTCAAAGTAACCACTGCATTCACCCTGCTCAAGACAGAAATCGAAAAATACGACCCCGAAACCGCCAGCGAGATGTGCGGTATCGCGGCCGACGAGATCAGCGAGTTGGCCCACCTCGCCGTGGACGGCCCCGTGTACCACCGCGTCGGATGGGGCCCGCAGGCCTACGACAACGGCATCGCGCCGCACCATGCAGGTGCCACGCTGGCCGCCCTTACCGGCCAGATCGGCGAGCCCGGCGCCGGCTATGCGGCCGCCCAGTGGATGATGTTCCTGGGTGCCAACCCTGCCGTCAACGCCATTCCCGAAGGCATCGCCACCGACGCAACGCCTTCGCCTGCGATTTCCTACCCCGCTGCAGCCGATGCATTCACCCAAGGCAAGGCACCCGACGGAACGCCGTTCACCCCGAAGGCCGCATGGTTCTACTGCGGCAACCCCGTGTGCACCTGGTGCGATACGAACAGCCTGAAGCACGACATCCTGGACAAGTTCGAACTCATCGTCACCGTCGACAACATGATGACCGACACCGCGCGTTACTCCGACTACGTGCTGCCTTGCTCACACTGGTTTGAGTACGAAGACGCCGTCGTATACGGCAACTCGTTCCACCTGATCCACACCGAAAAGGCCGTGGAGCCCGCCGGCGAAAGCCGTTGCGACATGGATATCATGCGCGACCTGGCCAGCCGCATGGGCCTGCCTGAGAACTTCTATCAGGAAAGCAACGAGGCGTACCTGCGCGATTACTTCAGCGGCGATGCCTGCGACGCCATGGGCATCTCCTATGACGCGCTGTGCGAGCAGAAGGCCATTCGCGCGTACCCCGACCCGTATCAGATGTGGATGGACAAGACCTTCCTGACCCCCAGCACCCGCGTAGAGTTCTATATCGAGAACCCCTTCCCGTACAACGCAGGCTTCAACGCGCCCGACCTGTCCCGCGAGCACATGCCCGTCTGGTTCGAGCCGCGCGAGGCGCTGGACACCAACGCGCTTGCCGAGGACTTCCCCTTCCACCTGATGAGCGAGCGTCCGCGCTACCGCGTGCACGGCGGCTGGTCCTACACGCAGATCCTGCGCGAGCTTGACCCCGAACCGACCGTGAAGATGAACCCGTCCGACGCCGCCGCAAACGGCCTCGAGGACGGCCAGCATGTGGAGTGCTACAACGACAACGGCCATGCCGTGGCCAAGCTGGTGCTGAACGAAGCGATCCGCCCCGGCTGCCTGGTGTACCCCAAGAGCTGGCAAAGCGACCAGCATCTTGCCGGCGGTTGGTCCGAGCCGCTGTCGCACGTAAGCGACCCCGTGCTCATGAACCAGAGCTTCATGGACTGCCGTGTGGCCGTCCGCGCCTGGGAAGAATAG